The sequence ACGCCCTTACCCGCTGCCAGAGATTGCAATTGTTTGGCCGTCTCCGGCTTTACTTCGATTGATATTCTCATAGAGCGCTCCAATAACCGTAGTGGCCCTAGCCAGCCTTCAGTAGGCATCATACCACAATCCAAAGAATTCCGGTAGTGGAACGTTGTCAACCCCATGCCTGGCTCAGGGAGGGGTGACCACCAATTTAGCCTCTCCGCTCCTAAGCATTTCCCGCATCGTCTTCATCGAGGCGATAAGCACCGGGATGCCCCTCTGATCCGCTCGGGTGCTTTGGCGGTAATGGGCAAGAGTTTTGCCGAGTTGGATGATTTGGATGTATCCCCTGTTTGTGCGCCACAGCTGTCCAGATTCCAACACGATCTCCGTTCGGTTCGCTTTGCGTGCCATGCAAGACCAGCCTGACAGCGGGCCTCCGAAAGGCAACTCTCAAGCGACTGGTTGTGTCAGCCCATAGCGCGCTTTCACTGCCCGAAAGTCGTCAAGCTCCGCTTGGTTGGTTCCTGGGATCATTCGCATAGCACCGAGCACGTTCTCCTCAAAGCCGTTCCTCTCAGCGTCTTTGACCAGCCGCTCCACATCCTCTCGAGTGATGGGGATTTGGAAGCGGCTTAGTGTCTCCTCGATCTGGGAGATGGTCATCACCACGCCGGGATGGTCGGTAATGTTGTTGAAGTAATATGTCTCTGGGCCACGGGGGTTTGTTTTATCCTCGATCATCACGAAGAATCCGGGGTAATTCCGTTCAAACCCGATGATCACATCGACCCCTTCCGGCACGCCATCAAAAATGGGGTATCTAGCCATACAAATCCTATCTAGCCTCGCCCCCTCAGGCTGGCAAGCGCGAACCGCACTTGTCCTTTGCCACCGCACTTGGTGAGATGGAATCAGTCACGTTCTTTGAAATGGAGGGTCCTATGTCGCTGCTCGCATATCTTATGCCGATAGCTGTGCTACTCATCGTCTTAGGAAGGCTTCTCCTTCCCCGAAGATCCATTCGACTCTCCCATCTGCGGGGCGCATCCCTTCGAAACGAAAATCAAGTCACGGTAATTCTCCAGAGCACTCAGGAAAGGACTGATCCCGGCATTGCGATCGGAAAACATCGTTTCCCCTCCGAAATTGCCAATGAGCACATAGCCTTCGTCGGAGCAACGGGTTCCGGAAAAACCGTTATGCAGCGGCTCCTCATGCAGAGCGCCCTGCCGCTCATCGGCACGGGCCAAAATCACCGTGCGGTGATTTATGACGCCAAGCGCGACCTCTTAAGTCTCCTGGGTGGCATGAAACTAAAATGCCCGATTCATCTTCTAAACCCAATGGACTCTCGCGGGGAGGCGTGGGATACGGCAGCAGATATTACCACCGCCCCGGCAGCCCACCAGCTTGCCCGAATCCTCATCCCAGCAAACGAGAACGATCACAACCGGTTTTTCCCCGATGCTGCGAGAAGCCTGCTGGAAGCAACGTTTCTGTTTCTCATTCGTAAGCATCCCGGCAAGTGGACCCTCCGCCAAGCGCTACTCTTGGTGAGAAACCCAAGGCATTTGGAGCAGGTCCTGGGTTCAAGCTCTGATACCCACGACCTTTTGAACCTCTTTGAATACAAACCGACTCTCCAAAGTATTATGGCAGCCGTGGTGACCTACCTCCGCCCCTACCAGTTGATAGCCGCAGCCTGGGAGCATGCACCCCGAAAACTAAGCCTCACCCAATGGATGAAGTCGGAGTCGATTCTCATTCTGGGAAA is a genomic window of Verrucomicrobiales bacterium containing:
- a CDS encoding type IV secretion system DNA-binding domain-containing protein — protein: MPIAVLLIVLGRLLLPRRSIRLSHLRGASLRNENQVTVILQSTQERTDPGIAIGKHRFPSEIANEHIAFVGATGSGKTVMQRLLMQSALPLIGTGQNHRAVIYDAKRDLLSLLGGMKLKCPIHLLNPMDSRGEAWDTAADITTAPAAHQLARILIPANENDHNRFFPDAARSLLEATFLFLIRKHPGKWTLRQALLLVRNPRHLEQVLGSSSDTHDLLNLFEYKPTLQSIMAAVVTYLRPYQLIAAAWEHAPRKLSLTQWMKSESILILGNDEGNRAAVDTLHRVLFYRIAELILSRPEGDGGQTWFFLDEIREAQKLDKLPQLLTQGRSKGARVVLGFQDIEGLRHVYQDKVANELVGQCATKVILRLNSPETAAWASRVLGKEEVMESRRGTSRQLAPSLSQTVGQSTSHGISQRPLVLESELTELPKTSFASGLCCFIRHPLTGSFKSEIQGKLLRESLLPRDPSVADLDPVPPQNWFLSPLSPKELELLLKKPPRLEAPPAIPSSELLPAAREFNFHDQKSEEYDHT